In Macaca fascicularis isolate 582-1 chromosome 12, T2T-MFA8v1.1, the genomic stretch AGGCTGAACCAGGCGAAGTTCCCAGAAGGAGTGGAGAAGCTGCTTCTTGATTGACTTCTTATATTatcaatataatataaataactaaggctggacttggtggctcacgcctataatcccagcactttgggaggctgaggcgggtggatcacctgaggccaggagttggagaccagcctgaccaacatggtgaaaccccatctctactaaaaatacaaaaaattagccgggcatggtggtgcttgcctgtagtcccagctacttgggaggctgaggtgggagaatcacttgaacctgggaggtggaggttgcagtgggccaagattgcgccactacactccagcctgtgcgccagagcaagactccatctctctctctctctctctctctctctctctccacacacacacacacacacacacatatacaaaatcACACATATATAACCAAAAAATGTTGTGTAATCAAAATACTCTAGTAACAAATTTATACATAAGGAATTACATTCATGAAGAAAGTTTACATTCAAACttgttttaattgaaatttttttttttttttttttttttgagacggagtctcgctctgtcacccaggctggagtgcagtggccggatctcagctcactgcaagctccgcctcccgggttcacgccattctcctgcctcagcctcccgagtagctgggactacaggcgcctgccacctcgcccggctaagtttttttgtatttttagtagagacggggtttcactgtgttacccaggatggtctcgatctcctgacctcgtgatccgcccgtctcggcctcccaaagtgctgggattacaggcttgagccaccgcgcccggccttaattgaaatttttaaaaagtcttctaaAGGATCACACAGGAAGCAGGTGCCATAATCATGAGAGgaattttgtgggttttgttttgttttgttttgagacagggtctctctctctttgtcacccaggctgtagtacagtggtatgattttggctcactgcagtctcgacctcctgggctccagcaatcctcctaccttagccccCTAAATAGCTAgtactataggtgcgtgccatcatgcccaactacttcttttatattttttgtagagactgggtttcaccatgttgtccaggctggtctgcaactcctgagctcaagtgatctgcccgactcggcctcccaaagtgctgggattacaggggtgagccaacGTGCTTggctgaattttgtttttctctatattCATTTCAGGCTGTGTCTGCATGTTCTTAGTGAAGTGCAGAATTGAGATTACTAACTCAGGCTAGAAATTGTAATGCAAAGGGGAGGATTTTTGattatttataaatgatttttacCCATATAAGTCACATCCGAATTAATGAGGATTACATATTCCCATGGCAGATTTTATTACGTAATATGTCAGAGCATGTAATGTAGTGGGATAAAAGTGGATCTTAGAATTCAACAGAccagtggccgggtgcggtgtctcacgcctgtaatcccagcactttgggaggccaaggtgggtggatcacctgaggtcaggagttccagaccagcctggccaacatggagaaactctgtctctactaaaaaaaaaaaatacaaaaattagccaggtaaggtgtcacttgcctgtaattccagctactcaggagatggaggcaggagaatcgcttgaagtcaagaggtggaggttgcagtgagctgagatcaagccactgtactacagtctgggcgacacagcaagactcagtctcaaaaaaattttaaaaattaaagaattcaaCAGACCTGAGACTAAGTATACAAGATCCACTGCTTACTACTTCATTGCAATTTAGCCACTTTATCTAAAAGTGGGATTTTGTGAGGATTAGAGGTAATGCTCAGAAAATGTCTAGCATAGCACTTCACATAGACACTCTAAATCTGTTAGGAGACAAGAATTATACGGAGAACATAGGAACATATTCTAGGATGTATTCACTTCAcacttttcccttttcctcagaTCCAAGGCCCTTTAGCCCTTGTAAGGATGTGCCCTTTCTTGCAGGACAATCTCTTACCATTCACGTGTCAGCATAGGCAATGCCTTCTCCAGGGGTGGAATGCTGCCCTCTCCCTCTGGCCTGGGTCTAATAACATTTTGCCTCTTATTTCTCTCCTGCCAGCACTCTAAGCTAGCTTTGTGTAAAGGATTTTTGCCCTTAAGGGACTTTTTGGAAAGCCATACAGTGCAGTGGAACAAGCATTGTATATTGAGTCAAGGGACCTGAGATTATAAGGGATGTGAACTTGGGCAAATCAGTTTACTTTTCTGCACCTTGGTTCTTCTGCAAAATGTTGATATGAGTTGGATAGCGTCTAGATGTCAGGATATTAACAACCAATGTTACTACAGACATTAATATTCTAGTATTACCAGCAGGGACTGCAGCTATCAGTATATAACCAACAACTCTACCCATCCTCTACAGAATGATGTGGTGTATAGAATATGGGCTCATGAGTAAGATAGAACTGTGTTCAACCTTGTTACTCAGATCTGTTACCTAACAGATCTGAACTGTGTGACCAAAGGCTGTGTCCTTAGGTTCCAAGTTAAATGTCcttctttataaaaagagaatgGATACCTATTTTATTAGGTTATCATAGGGATTGAATCAGATACTGTTTTTATATTCCTGGGACATAGATCTGTTCTTGTTGAAGGCGTCTTTAAATCCATTATAGTGCACAGTCTTCATCTTATCCAACACTATCAACAGCATATGAAACAGCTGATCACACTCTGCcctttaatacattttctttacttgTACTCtcagaactctctctctctcattcattttcattcaactCCCTAACCTCTCCTTGTTAGTCACTTTGGTATAGATGAGGCTTCTCTATCAACCCTCACTACCAGGCCATCTCATTCAGCTCCATGGCTTTATATAGCATCTTTAAGCTGATTACTCCAGAAGTTGCATTTCCAGCAGATACCTCTCTTATGAAGTCCAGATTCATATGTATAGCTGCCCACTTGATGTCTCCATTTGGCTGACTAATTGACATCTCCATTTGGCTGACTAATAGGAGTATTAAACTTAACAAGTCACAAACTTCTCATATTCATATCACCTCTTTCTTGGTAACTGGCAAATCTATTCTTCAGTTGCTTAGGCTAGGAACTTTGGAATTATCCGAATCACTCCACATCAATCTACTAACAGATTCTCTTGGCATGATTCTCATGTGTCCCTAGAATCTGACTACTTCTTACCTTCCTTCTGTTGCCATTCTAGCCCAAGCAACTATCATCTTCCATCTGGACCTCTGTAGTAGTCTCCTAACAACAAGCAGGAAAGGGAGCTCCCTTTCCTTATAGTAGCCAGGAAGACCCTCCTATGGCATAAGCAATGTCATGTCACTTGTCATAGGTTAAGTTTCCTGGAAGCTGACTGAGGTAGAGTTTAGCATGTAAGACTTTTCAAAGAGTGCCCTTGGGATAAACATTtgtggaagggaagaagaaagcagaATTGGGCAGACACAGAAGTTAAGTGGCTATACAGATCCAATGACAGGCTTAGCCAACCACATGTTAGCTTTTCAGAGCTAGAATGGCTCCTCAGAATTGTTCCAAACTGGGCTAACACACAGATCTTTATGCTCCCTCATCAATCAGCCATGGATATGGTCTATTCCATAAGGGACACAACCTCAGCAAAGCAGCCCTCTGCAGCTGCAGCAGTCCCTGAAGGGATTGTTACCTACCAGTCAGCCAATAGTACACCAGGTAGTGGAGACAATAGGTATTCATTGAAGAAGGATCGGGGTAGCACAACACAGGATCCATCATATGACTCCTTGCCCTAGTTCCTTCCTGTGGCTTCCCATCACTCAGAATACAAGCCAAAGTTCTTATCCTTTCTCTCTGTCCACATCTCCTCCAACTCTTTCCCTTAATTCACTCCCTTAAAGCCAAGTTAGCTACCCAGGTGTTTCTTGAACCTCTCCATCTCCTACTAGTGCACTCCTGTTTCAGCACTTGGCATAGACATTCCAAATCTGTCAGAAGATTTAGACACTTGGCTATGAAGCTATTCCCCCATATATCTACAGGGCTGGCTTCTGCACTTTATTCAAGTCTCTATTCAATTTTCACTGAATCAGAAGTGCTTTCTCTTACCACCCTAAAGCAAATAACACACTGCCCTCTCACTCCGTTCCCTTATTTTGcttgatgttttttttttagcatttaaaTTGTGACCCAACATCggtatatgtatatttgtttctTGCTTCCTTCACTTGGATGTAAGATCCATGAAATAAGGgactttgtttttattcattgctATATTTCCAATGACTgtcacagtgccaggcacatagttgaatctcaataaatattcattaactgTAATTATTTTGGAAGCAGGGCAGTATTCTACAGTAACTAAGAATTAAGGCACTGAACGGAAACAAACATAGGTTTTATTTGTGATTCTAAACTTATGAGCTGTGTAATGTAGACTATGTGATATGCTTTCTCTGTACCTGAGTTTTTCCCagttgtaaaatgaagatgattaTAATAGTATGTACATAATAGGTTAGGGGTGAGGTCAAATaggataatgcatgtaaagcattGTTAAACAGCTAAGTGATAATACTAAGAATCTAAAATTGTTTATAAGCACAGTGCCTACCATGCAGTAAATGCTTAATAGTACTTATTTTTTTGATCATTATTATGATAAATATATGGATTGATTTATGGTTAGAGTTGTTTTTTGATGAGCCTgtgattgttgttttaaaaatgcaaatagtttcttcagtttttcattttcgGATGTCCTGCAGATAGCCTGagcttatacatatttttttctttttcttttttctttttttgagacagggtcttactctgttgcccaggccagagtacagtggcataatcatggctcactgcagcctcaaactccttagctcaggtgttcctcccacctcagcctcccaggtagctgggactacaggcacgtgccaccaaacatggctaatttttttgtattttttttagtcgAGTTGAGGTtgcatcatgttgcccaggctggtctcgaactcctgggctcaagcaatctacccattttggcctcccaaagtgctgagattacagacatgagccaccgtaccaggCCTGTTCTCTTTCCAAGAGGGAGAAATTTGGTTTATATCTTGGTCTGCTGAGGCTGCTCTAACAAAACGCCATAAACTATGTTGCTTAAACaaccaaaataaattttcttacagttctggaggctgagaagtccaagatcaaggtgctggcttATTCAGTTCCTGGTGAGAGCTCTCTTCTTGGCCTGCAGACAGCCAGCTTCTTCTTATGTCCTCATACTGTCTTTCCTTGGTCCATACAGGGGAGCTGGAAGATCTCTTTCAGTTCTCCTGAAGCCACTAAACCCATCATGAGGAGTCTACCCTAGGGTCTTAGTCTAATTCTAAATTACATCCTAAAAGTCCCGTTTAAATACCATATCACATTGAGGTTTAAATCTTTAACATATGCATTTTGAAGGGACAGAAATAGTCAATCCATAATAGTTGAATTTTATGTCAGAAAGTTTCAACAACAACACAAATTTTAATATGTGGTATTGGAAGAAAAGTTTTCATAAGTGCAActtcttcattttatatatgtgtttatacattgtgttgaaattcatttaaaattacatttacttTAATAGGGGtttgaaaattttctctttaaaggAATCTTGTGATTTCTTTTGCAAAACTTTTTTTGGTAATCAGAATCATcgttctataatttatttatctgCTTTATAAATTTGGATGCTTACACAACTGATTTTCTTAATTCTTCATATGGAGGGACTTGCTGTAATTCTTCTTTAGGATGTATATTTACTGTATGAAATGAAAACGTAGGCTGAAagtcaaaaaatacataaattttaagcTCTTGTCTATCTACATATATgagcatgaattttaaaaagatatcttTTTTCCCAGTTTATTTAAATTGTTGCCTCACAAATATGCAAAACAACTTTATCTAGTAAACGTTCCTCTTGCATTAACAGCAAAAGGAGAATGTGTGAAGGATACAGGAAGCGAGAAACAAAGTCCGCTCTAGCCCTCCTGGACTAGCCTAAAAGCAGACGGGCAGGAAAGGCTTTGGGACATAGGGTGATTTGCAAGGTGACTCCGCCAGTCTCATTCAAGCGGTAGCGATACACAGGTCAGCCCGGATCGCCTATGGTCGCTGCCGTAAGTGACACCAGCAGAATATATCAGAAAATCACTGCCTTTAAAGAACGAGGACACGTCATCCCTTTCTCCAACGAAGTCTTATATTTTACCATTCTGCGTGTATTATAAAGCTAAATGTAAACAGCAACAATAAGAAATCTCCCccagtggatcccttgagctttTCGggaaaatgcagatttctggctGACAGGAAGAAGAAACAGCATCCAATCGGCACTTGTGTCTCAATGACCAATCAAATTTCGCCTTACATTGCATCGCTGGGAGAAACGGAGCTGGACGACTCCGTCTCTCGGCCTGTGGCTGCTGCTGTTACCTGGATGGGCGAGCACCTCTGAGGCTCTTTGTTACCTGGGCAATAAGGGACTAGCAGTTCAGCCCTTCTCTGTGCCTGCTGGATTGTTTGTATTTGTTCCCAGCCTCTGCTCATGTAATGCACTCCCTTAACCAGGAAATTAAAGCATTCTCCCGGAATAATCTCAGGAAGCAATGCACCAGGGTGACAACGCTAActggaaagaaaattatagaaacatGGAAAGATGCCAGAATTCATGTTGTGGAAGAAGTAGAGCCGAGCAGTGGGGGTGGTTGTGGTTATGTGCAGGACCTTAGCTCGGACCTGCAGGTTGGCGTTATTAAGCCATGGTTGCTCCTAGGTGAGTACATCGACTTGCCACTAAATCATTGAGTCCTTTTAGCCAGATTACGTTCTCATTTTCCCCCTTTATGCGTAATAGTCTGTATTATCAGCTATCCTGCCGAAAAGCTGAACTGTTTCCTTTTTTGGATACGGAACTTCCGTTAGCCAGCTACAGCCGTTTCTGCCTCACAATGTACCCATAAGAAGCATAGATGCTATTCTAGTAGCACTTGGCACCGCATTAGCAAAGCTTTCTTCCCGTTTCTCTAACTTCTCTGGAGAATAACACATTGGTGTTGTGTTTTCTCGGATTATAAAAgatacaacttaaaaaaaaaaaaaagaatgtataagGCAGAACTACAAGTGACAATGGTTAAAGTTATAGAAAAGTTAATATTTGAAATAGTCCTGTGCTTGCTGGCCTGCGCAGCTCTTACAAACCGTGCGGAATACATGCCTCCTGTGGCCACGTCTGTTCATGGTGTCTGTTTTTGGAGTGTTTAAGAGAAGGAGATCTTTTATTTTATAGCTATGAGTCTGAAGATTTTGTGGTTTATTTCGCATTATGGAAATACTGAGTCCCTATACAAGCATAGTTCACAAATAGCAAATGAAGCAAGGTCATAAAAGTACAAACTTGTTAATTTGGCAAGAATATGGTATGGTATTCTTAAAAAAATAGTCAAGAATGTTTTCAAGTACGTCtgaattatttctgtttatgAATAGAGAAATTAAGACTTGGGAAGACTAAATGACGTGTCACTATGCTGCGAAGGCATTCTTGAATAGAGAGAAGACTGACAAATAGCCCAGGTATTGTTCACCTAGTGTCTCATTCCTTTGCAGAATCCTGCGAAGTAGGGATTATCAGCTTTGTTTTACAAATAGAAACCAGGATTTAAAGTTGGTGAAATAATTTACACAAGGTAACACACCTAGTAAGTAACAGAGCTAGGCATCAAGCCCAAGTCTGATGGACTCCTGCTGTCCATTGTTATACGGGGCTGCCTCACATAGACCAAGTTTTCAGTCCTGCTCTGCCTCTAATTTACTAGATTAGCTGGTGCAAGCCATTTATCCTTTCTGGTCCTCCAAAAAGCCATCTGTAAAGATGAAGTAACAGTATCTGCTTATGTCATAGGATCCTCCTGAGGTGGTGGTTGTTGTAAAAGGTTTTTGATGCAAATCAGTTGCAGTATACatatgttattaaatattatatgaaTTGTTACATAGGCTATCTTTAAATTCACCAAATAAATGTCTCTAACTAGTTTCTGCAGCCCCGTGAAAAATTATGCCATATTCTTGTGACATTTACAGTGAAAAATTGAGTTATTTAGGTAATCTGAAAAGTTCACCTAGGCCTTGCTCACCATATCTAGGAAAGAAAATATGCCATGGcacatttttcagttattttggctTCCGCTGTAGTAATCATGGCTTGGAATAATTATGGTAGAATTTTCATATATCATTCACCAATTTAGGGTCTTCATGAACTTtgcttattactattattattatttgtggaCTTATCCAAAGTGAATTAATCAAGGTAGTGTTCTGAGATTGGGGTTGGGAACCTCCCCAGGATAGTGGGAGAGTCCTGGGAGGAACTTCTGAAACTAGCCCTAATAAGGTCTTCTCACTGGACCAGGAAATGGAATACTTTCATCAGGAACAACCTCCCCTCTTCTGAAAGCGCACCTTTTTCTGCCTAATTACAAGTGCCTCATTCCTGAAGGACCCGTGGGTGGTTCCACCTACAGTTCTTCTACATGAATGTTGAAAGAGTTGTTTCTGACCAGACTTAGTTTACGTCTGGGAGACTGGGGTTGTTTGCAGGTTGGTTCTAAGAGCTTCCTTCATCTCCTCGAAGCGACACAGCTTCTTCCCAGCATCGCATGCCAAACAACTTTTGGTTTTGGtagtgaataaagaaaacaaagagttgTAAATATGTAATCTTTTTTAGTTTATAAACTCTAAAAAAtgattgcatttaaaaaatattacataggCCCTTGAACCATTTAAAGAATGGATGAAAGATTTTAGATAGCATTTTTGTCCTAggctttgaaaattatatattatagacagatagatatttattatttatttatttattttgagatagggtctcaaaataaatccagagtggagtgcagtggcataatcttggctcactacaacctccaccttccaggctccatcgatcctcccacctcagcctctgaatagctgggactacaggtgcacaccaccatgcctggctaatttttttgtactttttgtagagatgtgattttaccatgttgcccaagctagtcttgaactcctgggcttgagcaatctgcctgcattggcctcccagagttctgggattataggcatgagccaccgcgcctgactaaATCACCAAGTTTCAATTATTTGAACCTATTTTTTCCCCTGGAGTTGATTAGGGCTTTCTACattagaaaacagaattttttaaagaatgaagtaTTTCACATTTGTAGAAAATTACAGAAACTAATAGACCATTATGTATACACCATTCAGCTTtaacaaatgttaatattttgatagGCTAACTTTTAAGTAGAATAAAGCTGAATGTGAGTTCAGTAAGGAACCTGTAAGCTTGGTATTATCAAGAGGATATTGGCCAAACAGCATACTTGCTGGCCTTTCTGCTACCTAAAATCACATTGAAAAAGTTGGCTGAATTCCCACATAcgtagcttaaaaaaaaagtttatgaaatagAACCTAATTCAGGAAAGTAAAATGCTTGAAATCTTTAAACTGTGAAACTCACTTTATTTGAACTAGTTATTCTCCATATGAACTTGCTTATTAACTAGAGCCAGTTTCCAAGTGTGGGAGATCTGGGAAGCCGGCTGTGACAGAAAGATTGTAGAAGGGCACAGCCCTAGTGGTACATGGAGTGTGGGTGGGATCCTGCAGGCCAACAGCATTTGCTCTAAGCTACTGGGTGTTCCCAAACCGACTGGCACGAAGTCGTCTTGTGGGTGTATGGTTTTTGTAATATCCTTTTTTAAgttacaaaataaagagatgtTTATTGTAAAAAGTCAGAAtgagcataaagaagaaaaaaaatcacctgcaaccccactattaacattttgttcTATATATACTTCCTGTCCATTTTTTaagcacatacatattttttgttaCAAAAATGGATGATAGTATTTTGTAACCTGCTTTTATCACCAGATACAttgataacatttttctttctttctttctttcttttttttttctgagatggagtcttgctctgtcatccaggctggaatgcaatggcacgatcttggctcactgcaacttccacctcccaggttcaagcaattctcatgcctcagcctcctgaatagctgggattacaggtgtgcaccaccacacccagctaatttttgtatttttagtagagatggggttttgtcatgttggccaggctggttttgaattcctaacctcaagtgatctatctgtccgagcctcccaaagtgctgggattataggcaggagccatcactcctggccaAGAACATGTTTACATGCTATAAatattttaccacatttcttctttctctctctccctctctttctttgctttccttcccttccttttcttccttccttcctccttccctccctccctccctccctccctttctccttcttctcttttccttttccttttctttcttcttcttgctgtgtcacccaggctggagtgcagtggcataaccaTAGCATACTGTAACCCCAaattcctaggttcaagggatcctcctgccttagccttctgaatacctgggaatacaggcacacact encodes the following:
- the DUSP19 gene encoding dual specificity protein phosphatase 19 isoform X2 is translated as MHSLNQEIKAFSRNNLRKQCTRVTTLTGKKIIETWKDARIHVVEEVEPSSGGGCGYVQDLSSDLQVGVIKPWLLLGSQDAAHDLDTLKKNKNVLNLLKKQKERMEWFLFIVMQEFPGLLQL